Within Triticum dicoccoides isolate Atlit2015 ecotype Zavitan chromosome 1B, WEW_v2.0, whole genome shotgun sequence, the genomic segment ACGCCCGTGGAAACTCTTTCATTTCAAAAAAGCTGCTCTTCTTAAGAAGCAAATAGCATTTCCTATTGATTCTCAAAATATCGAACTAGTCAGTAACATGTACCTGTAAACTATCTTTGCCTTGAGTCGACACGTTTCGGCAAACTAGGTTCCATGATCTATTGAATAGGAAAAATCACCCACTTCCATTAGTGCACTCCATAACCATGTAGAAGAAGAGTGTCTGCTATCACATTCCTTGCGTCGGAACATAATTTCTCTGCATCATTCCCTTCAATTGGACGGTGAATAATGACTTTTACTGCACCTGAATTAAGGTTGCTTTCCATTCCAGGAGGCATCAGTTTCCCTGTCCCGAGAAGGGTAATAGGTATGACAGGAACGCCAGTCTTCACAGCGACACTAAATGCTCCTCGCTGGGGATAATTATAAAATGTCAGTACTGAACACTAATAGCATAGTACACACAAGAGTAAAATCACATTCGACGGAACCTAACCTTGAATATACCTAGCTTTCCATCTTTACTTCGAGTCCCCTCTGGAAAGAAAAATACAGACGCCCCCCTTTTCAACAAATCCACACACCGTTTAAGACAGTCCTGAATTTAGAGGATAGATGATATGTTTCAACATGGAGTGCAAAGTGGGTAAACTCTATAATAGGAAGGCATTTAACAAAAAATGACATTAATGTTGAAAACTAAACTAAACAAAATTGGATATCAGGTTTGGGCGTATGCATGTACGCTTCACATAAGATGCTGGAGCTGCACTAACAAAAAGGATATGCAAAGGAATTGCCAAATAAAAACTTCTTCGGTGGCACAAATTGCAGGTAATCCACAACTTATATTCAATCACAAGATTATCGAAATTTCTGAGCCGACtgaaaaggaagggacaaggctaagGCCATACCAGCTGGCTCCTGCTGTCCATACGTCGTAAAGGAATGACACCCAAGAGATACATTGCCCACCCAATAATTGGAAGCATAAAGATACTAGTCTTGCTTATAAATTTGAAGCACCTTCCTAGAGTTAGAAGGGTATAGATATCCAAGAAGCTCTGATGGTTAGCAACATAGACAGCAGCGCTACTATTGGGAGGTAGATTCTCCATTCCCTCGACTTCAAGCTTGTAGAACATAGAAACTGTCAAAGTAGCCCAAATCTTTGCAATATAGTGCTGAGCTCTCCTACGGTGTCGGTCAAACAAGAGCACAAGTGGATGAATCACAACCATAGCTATAAACAAAAAGATCGCCGCAACAGCAGTCACCGTGTAGAAGAAGACCCCTCTGATCCTCGAAGCCACTTGCAGATCTggttaaataaataaatataagtaAGTTTTCTAAAAAAAAGTGAGCACAAAAAATATCCAGCTAGAATATAATTTGAATGATTTCACCCACAGATTGTTTGCAAAATGTGTGGAGATGATTTTCCTAATACGTACTAGTCAGTAGGGCCTACTACTTaaatttcatcaaacatgccactgGCATTAGCTGCTACAGGGTTTATAAATACCTTAACAACTGTTGTTCTCCCTCTGGAATTAATCTAAAAACTCTAATGACACCTTTCACATCAGTAGAAGTAACAATTATAAGCCTACAATCCATCATATAATGGTTATAAACAGAAGAAAGGTAAGTATCAAATCCTATCCTCTGGTCCATACTGAAATGAAGGGTTGGGACAATAGCTTGAGTTTCTGCATTATTGGTTTATCAAAACTCACCTAACTCACATAGCACTAGCAACGGCAACATTGCAGGTTCACATACGCTCCATAACTTCCATATTTCATAAAACTACATGTCAATGTGATTTTCTAGCTAGCACAGCTCAGCTACGCGAGCACTGGCTTAAGAAGTTCAACGCATTTCGCTCTAGAGAGGGGAGGAGGCCTGAAACCTGATAGCCCCGACGAATCCTCGGGGTCATCTGCGGCGGCTGCAGCGGCGGTGACACCCGACCTGACAACCAGCCACCGGCACCTCCCCGCCTGGAGCACGCGCGGGTTCGGGCAGCGGGACGCCACGGACACCCGCCGAGGCCGGCCTTTTACACCACCGCCAGCCACCACTGCAGAGGAGCGAAACAGAAACCAAACACCAGATAAGATAGGATCAGCAGCAGCATCGCCCGGGGCTTTCTCCGGAGGTAAGCGTCGAGCCGTGTCGCGTACCGTGCGCGGCGGAGGGAccggcggggacggccggggccgCGATCGGCCTCAGCCAGACGAGCGTCCCCATGGACGGACTCGCCGCACGCGTCCCCATAGGCCGGCGAGGGCGGCACGAACAGGCGGAGAGGCGCGCGCCTCGGCGAGCGAGACGGTGACCGGACCGCGGAGGCGGGGCGGAGGCGCCGCGTCAGATCCGCCAGGCTCTAGATCATTGGCTGAGGCGGCGAGGCGGTGGCGCGAGCGCACGTGGCGAACGTGGGGTTGTTCAGCCTGGGGCGAGAGAATCCGGAGGCGGGGGGATGGCGCTGCGCTGAGCGAAGCTCCGTTGGTGACTGGTGAGAGTGGATAAAATCGCGAGGGTGGAAGCGGCCGCGCGCTGACTGGATGCGCATGCGCGCGCGGACGGGACTAGACTCGGGCGAAACGGTGGCCGGCGGCTGCCGGCGGTGGTTTGTTTCGGCGGTGTTTGCCAAGTTTCTCTCTACATTATGTGGCCCGGTTCGCTTTATCTACATTTGTTTTTTTTTTTCAAAAGACCCAAGACCATATATTAAGTGTCATGTCACATGTCTTTACAAACATCCCTAAAAGAAACATGTATTTACAAACACACCCACCCAGAAA encodes:
- the LOC119334663 gene encoding 1-acyl-sn-glycerol-3-phosphate acyltransferase LPAT1, chloroplastic-like isoform X2, which encodes MGTRAASPSMGTLVWLRPIAAPAVPAGPSAAHVVAGGGVKGRPRRVSVASRCPNPRVLQAGRCRWLVVRSGVTAAAAAADDPEDSSGLSDLQVASRIRGVFFYTVTAVAAIFLFIAMVVIHPLVLLFDRHRRRAQHYIAKIWATLTVSMFYKLEVEGMENLPPNSSAAVYVANHQSFLDIYTLLTLGRCFKFISKTSIFMLPIIGWAMYLLGVIPLRRMDSRSQLDCLKRCVDLLKRGASVFFFPEGTRSKDGKLGIFKRGAFSVAVKTGVPVIPITLLGTGKLMPPGMESNLNSDHGT
- the LOC119334663 gene encoding 1-acyl-sn-glycerol-3-phosphate acyltransferase LPAT1, chloroplastic-like isoform X1, whose protein sequence is MGTRAASPSMGTLVWLRPIAAPAVPAGPSAAHVVAGGGVKGRPRRVSVASRCPNPRVLQAGRCRWLVVRSGVTAAAAAADDPEDSSGLSDLQVASRIRGVFFYTVTAVAAIFLFIAMVVIHPLVLLFDRHRRRAQHYIAKIWATLTVSMFYKLEVEGMENLPPNSSAAVYVANHQSFLDIYTLLTLGRCFKFISKTSIFMLPIIGWAMYLLGVIPLRRMDSRSQLDCLKRCVDLLKRGASVFFFPEGTRSKDGKLGIFKRGAFSVAVKTGVPVIPITLLGTGKLMPPGMESNLNSGAVKVIIHRPIEGNDAEKLCSDARNVIADTLLLHGYGVH